The Zobellia alginiliquefaciens genome contains a region encoding:
- a CDS encoding SDR family oxidoreductase codes for MDLNLKGKVVVISGAAGKEGSIGETILQRLAEEGAIPAVIDRNARGFGYVEKIQEKGIDAIFCQTDVTDPVQIENAVNTITKKYGRIDVVINNVGVNDGVGLDASYEEFMDSLKLNMVSYFLIVKHALPFLIKSKGNILNIGSKVALTGQGRTSGYAASKGGVLGLTREWAVDLIKHDIRSNAIIIAESWTPSYDTWIRTLPDGEEKLKSIVKKIPLENRMTSTDEIADTCLFTISNRSSHTTGQFIFVDGGYVHLDRSLLTED; via the coding sequence ATGGATTTAAACTTAAAAGGAAAAGTAGTCGTTATTAGCGGCGCGGCAGGAAAAGAAGGCAGCATTGGAGAAACTATTTTACAGCGTTTGGCGGAAGAAGGTGCAATACCTGCGGTCATTGATCGTAATGCCCGAGGTTTTGGGTATGTTGAGAAAATTCAAGAGAAAGGAATAGATGCTATTTTCTGTCAAACCGATGTAACCGACCCCGTTCAGATTGAAAATGCCGTAAATACAATTACCAAAAAATACGGTCGTATTGATGTGGTTATCAATAACGTTGGTGTAAATGACGGAGTTGGTCTAGATGCCAGTTATGAAGAGTTTATGGATTCGCTTAAGCTGAACATGGTGAGCTATTTTCTTATTGTAAAGCATGCGCTTCCCTTTCTCATTAAATCAAAAGGCAACATTTTGAACATTGGTTCTAAAGTAGCTTTGACAGGGCAAGGAAGAACTTCTGGCTATGCTGCTTCCAAAGGAGGTGTTTTAGGCCTTACGCGTGAATGGGCTGTTGATCTAATAAAACATGACATCCGTTCCAATGCAATTATTATTGCAGAAAGCTGGACTCCATCATATGATACTTGGATCAGAACATTACCTGATGGAGAAGAAAAATTAAAATCCATTGTAAAGAAAATTCCTTTAGAAAATAGAATGACAAGTACCGATGAAATAGCGGATACCTGTTTATTCACTATCTCAAACAGGTCATCGCACACTACCGGTCAATTTATTTTTGTGGACGGTGGCTATGTGCATTTAGACCGTTCGTTACTGACCGAAGATTAA
- the fucP gene encoding L-fucose:H+ symporter permease, producing the protein MTKNTKIPVVPKHLLVPFIAATSIFALWGFANDLTNPMVAAFKKVMILSNEEAYNVQFAFYFGYGVMAIPAALFIRKFSYKSGLLLGLALYALGAILFYPAAENGSYTYFLISLFVITCGLGFLETTSNPLILSMGDKETATQRLNLAQSFNPIGSLTGMLIAKFVVLDRILSADYADSSEILAQGAEKAAEIKAFDLNIISGPYIAVGIFVALVFLVIWRTKIPAMVMGDHLSIKESIDRIFKSKTFLLGVVAQMFYVGAQIMCWTAIFQLVEYLNESQSLGVDATWWNITAMVSFVTTRFIGTALMKKINPAKMLAYFGIAAALMCGGIIMTSGIISLVFLVLVSVFMSIMFPTIYGLALKDMGEEAKLASSGLIMAIVGGAFLPKLQASIMDFGDTVNGQEVFGDKIAGNITEIHFSFLLPMICLLFVAFYGMYAYKVTKLKTA; encoded by the coding sequence ATGACAAAAAACACCAAAATACCTGTAGTACCTAAGCATTTGCTCGTTCCATTTATTGCGGCGACGTCTATTTTTGCCCTTTGGGGGTTTGCCAACGATTTAACAAATCCAATGGTTGCTGCTTTCAAAAAAGTAATGATTCTTTCTAATGAAGAAGCATACAACGTGCAATTCGCATTCTATTTTGGTTATGGTGTTATGGCTATTCCTGCCGCTTTATTCATACGTAAATTCAGTTATAAATCAGGGTTATTACTCGGTTTGGCGCTTTATGCTTTAGGTGCCATTCTCTTTTATCCTGCAGCCGAAAATGGTTCTTATACCTATTTCTTGATTTCGCTCTTTGTAATTACTTGCGGATTAGGATTCTTGGAAACCACCTCTAACCCCTTAATTCTTTCCATGGGGGATAAAGAAACGGCTACGCAAAGATTGAACTTGGCACAATCCTTTAACCCTATTGGTTCGCTAACAGGTATGTTGATTGCCAAGTTTGTGGTATTAGATAGAATTCTATCTGCTGATTATGCAGATAGCTCTGAAATTCTAGCCCAAGGAGCTGAAAAAGCTGCTGAAATCAAAGCTTTTGACCTGAATATTATCAGTGGTCCGTACATTGCTGTTGGTATATTTGTCGCTTTGGTTTTTCTGGTAATTTGGAGGACAAAAATTCCTGCAATGGTAATGGGTGACCATCTATCTATCAAAGAATCTATTGACCGTATTTTTAAAAGCAAGACCTTTCTCTTGGGTGTTGTTGCCCAAATGTTCTACGTAGGTGCCCAGATTATGTGCTGGACAGCTATTTTTCAGTTGGTAGAATATCTGAACGAATCCCAAAGTTTAGGAGTTGATGCTACATGGTGGAATATTACCGCAATGGTGTCCTTTGTAACTACTAGATTTATTGGTACCGCATTGATGAAAAAAATAAACCCGGCAAAAATGTTGGCTTATTTTGGTATTGCAGCTGCTCTTATGTGTGGTGGAATTATCATGACCTCAGGTATCATCAGTCTCGTGTTCTTGGTACTGGTATCGGTTTTTATGTCGATAATGTTCCCAACCATTTATGGCCTCGCTCTTAAAGATATGGGTGAAGAAGCAAAACTGGCTTCATCTGGACTTATTATGGCGATTGTAGGTGGTGCATTTTTACCGAAGTTGCAAGCAAGTATAATGGATTTTGGAGATACCGTAAACGGACAAGAAGTATTTGGTGATAAGATAGCTGGAAACATAACTGAAATTCACTTTTCTTTCCTATTGCCTATGATTTGTCTTTTATTTGTTGCATTCTACGGTATGTACGCCTATAAAGTAACCAAATTGAAAACAGCTTAA